One segment of Halococcus salsus DNA contains the following:
- a CDS encoding class I SAM-dependent methyltransferase, with protein sequence MRLLSLFERTEPTRPLYYRLFDSTQYWEQRYSDGRDSGPGSRGGHRRFKADFLNAFVNEHDIDSVLEFGCGDGDQVALAEYPAYRGLEISESAVEACSRRFADDETKTFAHYDPGEYHGEQRERFEAELVLSLEVVFHLVDDETFEKTMHDMFASATRYVIVFSSNHDETTPELHVRHRRFTDYVEAAFPNFELIETVENEYESRHADFYVYEKR encoded by the coding sequence ATGCGGCTGTTGTCGCTTTTCGAACGGACTGAGCCGACACGACCCCTCTACTATCGGCTGTTCGATTCGACGCAGTACTGGGAACAGCGCTACTCTGATGGTCGGGACTCCGGGCCAGGCTCGCGAGGTGGGCACAGACGGTTCAAAGCGGATTTCCTGAACGCGTTCGTCAACGAACACGATATCGACTCCGTTCTCGAATTCGGCTGCGGGGACGGTGACCAAGTAGCACTCGCGGAGTACCCGGCGTATCGCGGGCTCGAAATATCCGAATCCGCCGTCGAAGCGTGTTCGCGACGGTTCGCCGACGACGAAACCAAGACGTTCGCACACTACGACCCGGGCGAATACCACGGCGAGCAGCGAGAACGGTTCGAGGCCGAACTGGTGCTCTCCCTGGAGGTCGTCTTCCACCTCGTCGACGACGAGACGTTCGAGAAGACGATGCACGATATGTTCGCGTCGGCGACTCGGTACGTGATAGTCTTCTCGAGCAATCACGACGAAACGACCCCCGAACTCCACGTCAGACACCGGCGTTTCACCGACTACGTCGAAGCGGCGTTCCCGAACTTCGAACTGATCGAGACGGTCGAAAACGAGTACGAGTCCCGTCACGCCGATTTCTACGTCTACGAAAAGCGCTGA
- a CDS encoding disulfide bond formation protein B: protein MRRFEARLPLAFGTLVALVATAGSLYFSLGLGLVPCELCWYQRILMYPLVLVLGVAALENRRRVFLTALPLSALGTVVAAYHSWLQVSDTTGTCSVGGGCSAIQYQIVGLSIPNLSLIAFVLITVILVVTVRSQ from the coding sequence ATGCGCCGCTTCGAGGCCCGGCTCCCGCTCGCCTTCGGGACGCTCGTCGCGCTCGTCGCCACTGCCGGGAGCCTCTACTTCAGCCTCGGCCTCGGTCTCGTCCCCTGCGAACTCTGCTGGTATCAGCGAATCTTGATGTACCCCCTCGTTCTCGTGCTCGGTGTCGCGGCCCTCGAAAACCGGCGGCGGGTCTTCCTCACCGCGCTCCCGTTGTCGGCTCTCGGGACCGTCGTCGCGGCCTACCACTCGTGGCTCCAGGTCAGCGACACTACCGGCACCTGCTCGGTCGGCGGCGGCTGTAGCGCGATCCAGTATCAGATAGTCGGTCTCTCGATTCCGAACCTCTCGCTGATCGCGTTCGTGCTGATCACCGTCATACTGGTCGTCACGGTCCGGAGCCAGTAG
- a CDS encoding endonuclease III domain-containing protein, whose product MSEDPEPTENISGGPDGGGLASEFDERTAETRAEQVVDRLGERYWRKTYGGQDAFECLVRTILSQNTSDKASQPAHDALMARYGESEDLAVALAEVDQDDLAETIQPAGLYNQKSETLGRIAGRVVEEYGGAAGFDEYVTGEEPDEVRDTLLDFSGVGPKTADCVLLFSGGRAGVFPVDTHVHRIYRRLGVAPPDADHEKVREVLEDQIPAEKCGFGHTATIQFGREFCKARKPACLDDPDACPMADLCDQVGVYPATDEVVDPADAPAE is encoded by the coding sequence ATGAGCGAGGACCCGGAGCCCACCGAGAACATCAGTGGCGGGCCCGACGGTGGCGGACTCGCGAGCGAGTTCGACGAGCGGACGGCCGAGACGCGTGCCGAGCAGGTCGTCGACCGCCTCGGCGAGCGCTACTGGCGCAAGACCTACGGCGGCCAGGACGCCTTCGAGTGTCTCGTCCGCACGATCCTGAGCCAGAACACGTCCGACAAAGCAAGCCAGCCGGCCCACGACGCGCTGATGGCGCGCTACGGCGAGAGCGAGGACCTCGCGGTGGCGCTCGCGGAGGTGGATCAGGACGACCTCGCCGAGACCATCCAGCCCGCGGGGCTCTACAACCAGAAGTCCGAAACACTGGGTCGGATCGCTGGCCGTGTGGTCGAGGAGTACGGCGGCGCGGCGGGATTCGACGAGTACGTTACGGGCGAGGAACCCGACGAGGTCCGCGACACCCTGCTTGACTTCTCGGGGGTCGGTCCCAAGACCGCCGACTGCGTGCTCCTCTTCTCCGGTGGCCGCGCAGGCGTCTTCCCCGTGGACACCCACGTCCATCGGATCTATCGGCGGCTCGGGGTCGCACCGCCCGATGCCGACCACGAGAAGGTCAGGGAAGTCCTCGAAGACCAGATCCCTGCCGAGAAGTGTGGGTTCGGCCACACTGCGACGATCCAGTTCGGGCGGGAGTTCTGCAAAGCCCGCAAGCCGGCGTGTCTCGACGACCCCGACGCGTGCCCGATGGCCGACCTCTGCGACCAGGTGGGTGTCTATCCCGCGACGGACGAGGTGGTCGACCCCGCCGACGCGCCGGCCGAGTGA
- a CDS encoding MFS transporter produces MSPETEGSWSSVATVAGWQVAASLCYYSIFAATGVVRDAFSLSATEVGLFTTAALLGYTVALVPSGAAVDGYGEKRVMVFGLVGLAVATVGVSLAPSYGLLLVAGAVLGGAYSSAMPASNRGILASAPAGRGNFAMGLKQVGVTAGSAIASLVITGLAAVVAWQAGFWVIAALAGGYVVGFVALYDGTRGEGTLSVPDFSVLRSNRAYLVLIGVGFFMGASIFAMLGYIVLYVVDDLGHTTLVGGVVLALTQVMGSAARIGAGGVADRLGGARGAATVALVQMAGAVVLFALLATGLPSFPVALVVFAGLGLTVYGSTGVFYSCLGTIVDDDDIGAATAGGQTAINVGGLLAPPTFGLLVEHAGYSVSWAFLGALSVAGTVLLVVVRRRLGSPTG; encoded by the coding sequence GAAGTTGGTCGTCGGTCGCCACGGTCGCGGGCTGGCAGGTGGCGGCGAGTCTCTGCTATTATAGTATCTTCGCCGCCACGGGAGTCGTCAGGGACGCCTTCTCGCTGTCGGCGACCGAGGTCGGGCTGTTCACGACCGCGGCGCTGCTCGGCTACACGGTCGCGCTGGTGCCGAGCGGTGCGGCGGTCGACGGCTACGGCGAGAAACGTGTGATGGTCTTCGGGCTGGTCGGGCTCGCGGTCGCGACCGTTGGGGTCTCGCTCGCGCCGAGCTACGGCCTCCTGCTTGTCGCGGGTGCGGTGCTCGGGGGCGCGTACTCCTCGGCGATGCCCGCCTCGAACCGGGGGATCCTCGCGAGCGCGCCCGCCGGCCGGGGCAACTTCGCTATGGGACTGAAGCAGGTCGGGGTCACGGCGGGCAGCGCGATCGCCTCGCTGGTCATCACGGGACTGGCAGCGGTGGTCGCGTGGCAGGCCGGCTTCTGGGTGATCGCCGCGCTCGCGGGCGGCTACGTCGTCGGCTTCGTCGCGCTCTACGACGGGACCCGCGGCGAGGGGACCCTCTCGGTACCCGACTTCTCGGTGCTGCGCTCGAATCGGGCCTATCTCGTGCTCATCGGCGTCGGGTTCTTCATGGGGGCGTCGATCTTCGCGATGCTCGGTTACATCGTGCTCTACGTCGTCGACGACCTCGGCCACACCACCCTCGTCGGCGGCGTCGTGCTGGCGCTCACCCAGGTCATGGGGAGCGCCGCACGAATCGGCGCGGGGGGCGTCGCCGACCGCCTCGGCGGCGCGCGCGGGGCGGCCACCGTCGCGTTGGTCCAGATGGCCGGCGCGGTGGTCCTGTTCGCGCTACTCGCGACGGGCCTCCCCTCGTTCCCGGTAGCGCTCGTCGTCTTCGCGGGCCTCGGACTCACGGTCTACGGATCCACCGGGGTGTTCTACTCCTGTCTCGGGACCATCGTCGACGACGACGACATTGGGGCGGCGACCGCCGGCGGCCAGACCGCGATCAACGTCGGCGGCCTCCTCGCACCGCCGACCTTCGGTCTGCTCGTCGAGCATGCGGGCTACTCCGTGAGCTGGGCGTTCCTCGGGGCGCTCTCGGTCGCCGGTACCGTGCTGCTCGTCGTGGTTCGACGACGGCTCGGCTCGCCCACCGGGTGA